The Cetobacterium sp. ZOR0034 DNA segment TTTTTGAACATAGAGATAAGTACCCCCACCAACTTTCGGGAGGGCAACAGCAAAGAGTTGCAATTGTTAGAGCGATGGCTTTAAAACCAAAAGTTTTATTGTTAGATGAACCCACATCAGCTTTAGACCCAGCTTTAACAAAGGAGATTTTAGAAGCTATAAAAGAGCTGAGAAAAGATCAAAAGGATATGGTTTTAGTAACTCACGAGATGGAGTTCGCCAGAGGAGTAGCAGATTATGTAATCTTTGTGAGTGAAGGAAGAGTTGTTGAGATGGGACTTCCAGATTCAGTTTTTCATAATCCAAAAACAGAAGAACTTCAAGAATTTTTAAAAGCGTAGAATATAAAAAGCATAGTTTTACTATGCTTTTTTCATATACTAAATAACAATAGGAGAGAAAATGAGAATATATAATAAAGAGCAGATTTTACAATTCTTAAAAAATTCAGTGACAGCGGGAAGTGTTTCAATTTTAATATCATTTTTTGCTCATTTGATGGTAGAGAAAAAAATAATACTAATAACGATAACTCTAAGTTCTATAAAAATATTTTTTAGTATTTTACCACTAGTATTTTTGAGGCAAAGGAATTTTTTATTTAAAGATGGTCCTTTAAAAGCGACAGTTTTAATCTTATATTATTTAATTTTAGTACCAATAATTAACTTTTCCTTAGGTTTAAATGAAAACGATAGTTTAAAATATTTTTTCTATTTTCTATCTTTCTTAAATGTGATACTATTAATACTGTCTCATGTGATTTTACTAAAATATGTAGTTACTGATTTTTTAAGGAGAAGAAGAAGAGTAGTAGCTTCAGATGTAATTGTTGTA contains these protein-coding regions:
- a CDS encoding potassium channel family protein, which gives rise to MRIYNKEQILQFLKNSVTAGSVSILISFFAHLMVEKKIILITITLSSIKIFFSILPLVFLRQRNFLFKDGPLKATVLILYYLILVPIINFSLGLNENDSLKYFFYFLSFLNVILLILSHVILLKYVVTDFLRRRRRVVASDVIVVITTYITIAISFGLLFTILTLFSDKPVFNGIDRSLGAFHFYFKHIYFSFITITTIGYGDVYPLTALSQFLVVVEIITGLILTNVILGLVIGSGILTSKEQ